The Actinocorallia herbida DNA window TCGCGGAGCGTCCGGGTGGCTACACCCGGATCACCAAGATCGGTCCCCGCAAGGGCGACCAGGCGCCGATGGCCGTGATCGAGCTCGTCGCCGAGCAGGTCTCGGGCGTGACCGTCCGCAAGACCAGCGCGCCGGCCGAAGAGGTCGCGCCGCAGGTCGAGGAGACCCCGGCCGAGGCCGCCGAGGAGACCCCGGCGGAGTCCGCCGAGGCGACCGAGGACAAGGCTGACGAGGCCAAGTAAAGGCCCCGCTTGATTCGGGCCCGCCGTTCCCCGTTCCGGGGCGGCGGGCCCGTCTCGTTTGAGACACTGGTCTTCTCCGGCGGGTGCCGCGCTCCGACCCCCCGGCCGCGGGGCGCCGAGGACACTGATTACGAACTAGTACCTTCGAGTACGAGTACACCGAACTGCGGGAAACGGGGACATGACGTCGTTGGTGAGGCTCCGGCTCGACATCTCTTATGACGGGTCGGATTTCGCGGGCTGGGCGAGGCAGCCCGAGCAGCGGACCGTCCAGGGGGTCATCGAGGACGCCCTGGCCAAGATCATGCGGCTGGACCCGCCGCCCGTGCTGACGGTGGCGGGCCGCACCGACGCGGGCGTGCACGCGACCGGCCAGGTCGCGCACGTCGTCATCCCCTACCCGAACTACCAGCAGATCAGCGGTGCGATCGCGCGACGGCTCGCCGCGGTGCTGCCGCCGGACGTGCGGGTGACCGGGGTGGAGATCGCCCCGGACGGCTTCGACGCGCGCTTCTCCGCTCTGCGGCGGCGCTACGAGTACCGGGTGAGCGACGAGCCGACCGGGCTCCCGCCGCTGGACCGGCACGACACCGTCTGGCACCCCCGGCCGCTGAACGTCGACCGGATGAACGCGGCGGCCGCCCTGCTCGTCGGCGAGCACGACTTCGCGGCCTACTGCCGCAAGCGCGAGGGCGCCACGACGATCCGGCGGCTGCTGCGCTACGAGTGGGAGCGGCGCGGTGCGCGGCTCGCGGTCGCGACCGTCGAGGCCGACGCGTTCTGCCACTCGATGGTGCGGGCGCTGGTCGGCG harbors:
- the truA gene encoding tRNA pseudouridine(38-40) synthase TruA: MTSLVRLRLDISYDGSDFAGWARQPEQRTVQGVIEDALAKIMRLDPPPVLTVAGRTDAGVHATGQVAHVVIPYPNYQQISGAIARRLAAVLPPDVRVTGVEIAPDGFDARFSALRRRYEYRVSDEPTGLPPLDRHDTVWHPRPLNVDRMNAAAALLVGEHDFAAYCRKREGATTIRRLLRYEWERRGARLAVATVEADAFCHSMVRALVGALLSVGDGRKPVEWPAEVLLAGVRDSAVKVAPAHGLALVEIVYPENGKLAARAQETRRVRTLAAPTPEPAPAERAAHPVVR